Below is a genomic region from Geoglobus acetivorans.
CTAAAACTGGGAGCGGGAAGAGCTACACTGCAGGAGTTATTATCGAGGAGCTTATTGAAAAGGGCGTCCCTCTGCTCATAATCGATCCCCATGGCGAGTATGCTTCGCTGAAACATCCGAATGATGTGAGGGACGAGATTGAAAAGATGGAAGAGTTCGGTATAAAACCGAAAGGTTACGGCAACATAAGGATTTACGTTCCACCGGGTTCACCCTTTGCAGACAGAGCTGATGGTATTTTCTATCTCGACGGCAGAAATCTTGAAGCGGAGGAAGTTATAGAGCTTGGCAACATAACAAGCCCTGCAGCTCAGGCTCTTCTCTACCAGGTTATACGGGAACTTGAGGGAGATTACACGATAGATGACATAATCTCCAAGGTGGAAGAGATTAAGAACAGCTCCAAACCCGTTCTGCTCGGAGCGCTCATAAAAATCCAGAAATCAGGTCTGTTTTCGGATAGCCCGACACCAATGCACATCCTTCTGCAGAAAGGCAGAGCGGTAATTCTCGACATGCGCGGCGTGGATCCGTCCTATCAGGACCTGATAGTGGCGAGAGTGTGCAGTGAGCTTTTCGAAATGAGGAAGAGGGAAGAAATCCCTCCGGGAATGATTGTTCTTGAAGAGGCGCACAACTTCATTCCTGAAAGAGGCTATGGCAAGGCAGTGTCAACCCAGGTTCTGAGAACAATAGCGAGTGAGGGCAGGAAGTTCGGTCTGGGATTGATGGTAATCAGCCAGAGACCTGCCAGAGTGGATAAGAACGTGATAAGCCAGTGCAACACCCAGATTATACTGCGGCTGACAAACCCGAACGACATCAATGCCATAAAGAAGGGTGTTGAGGGACTTACTGCAGAGATGGTAGAGGATGTTAAACGTCTCCCTCCCGGAAATGCTATTGTGGTCAGTCCGGAGCTGGAAAGACCTGTGATTGTGCGAGT
It encodes:
- a CDS encoding helicase HerA domain-containing protein, which gives rise to MRGEVGKIFGETSAYEFEFVIFNPRDVRRGDYIKVWNDVEGWVVAYVTDIRAKSDMSGEDVIKGRNVDSEIYVGKAVVIGKRENGVLKAPRTPFVPGEKVFIAEEEIVSEVLGMSSDGAYLGLLGDTSIKVKLDVNSLVQKHVCILAKTGSGKSYTAGVIIEELIEKGVPLLIIDPHGEYASLKHPNDVRDEIEKMEEFGIKPKGYGNIRIYVPPGSPFADRADGIFYLDGRNLEAEEVIELGNITSPAAQALLYQVIRELEGDYTIDDIISKVEEIKNSSKPVLLGALIKIQKSGLFSDSPTPMHILLQKGRAVILDMRGVDPSYQDLIVARVCSELFEMRKREEIPPGMIVLEEAHNFIPERGYGKAVSTQVLRTIASEGRKFGLGLMVISQRPARVDKNVISQCNTQIILRLTNPNDINAIKKGVEGLTAEMVEDVKRLPPGNAIVVSPELERPVIVRVRVRKSRHGHAVEIFETKSGKSAKRGKKRDSGEKKSDGGLLKKIFGG